CAACGTAATGCGCTGCTTAAGACCAATCAGCAGGCAGGGCTAGATCTCTGGACTGAACAACTGGCAACAGCCGGCATCAGGTTAATGCAGCATCGTCAACACTACACCAGCCGGCTCAATCAGCTGCTGCAACAGAAGTATCAGCAGATAGCAGGAGAACAGGAAAAAGTATCTGTTGTGTACCAGCCTGATGTGATCTGTACTGCAGAGGAAAATGGCACAGAACTACTGTTAAATGTATTTAGAAATCAGCATGAACAGGATCTGCGGTACAAGAGTACCGGCCGGGGTCCCCATCGTGATGATCTGTTGTTTTCAATTGGTGATCGCCCCCTGAAAAGTTTTGGTTCTCAGGGACAACAGCGCAGCTTTGTGCTGGCTCTGAAAATGGCAGAGCTTGACCATCTTCAGGAAACATTTGGCGAAATGCCCTTGTTACTACTTGATGATATTGCTTCTGAACTGGACCGGGAGCGGATGACGAACCTGCTGAGCTATGTACGGCAGCGGGAGGTCCAGGTACTGATAACAACAACCGACGTAACTCCCTTTCTTCCGGTGTTGCAGCAGGACAGCAAGCTATTCCGGGTTGAAGAAGGCAGACTGACGTACGAAGGAAACGGAACACCATGAGCGAGTTCGAACAAAACGGAACAGCAGCATCAAATGAATACGGCGCTGGCAGCATCAAGGTCCTTGAAGGGCTTTCAGCAGTCCGTAAACGCCCGGCCATGTATATCGGCTCTACTGCCAGTGCTGGTCTGCACCATCTGGTGTATGAAATCGTTGATAACTCGATCGACGAGGCACTGGCCGGTCACTGCAACGATGTCTCGGTAACCATCAACACGGATGGCTCAATCACCGTGGTGGACAACGGGCGGGGTATCCCTACCGACATGCACCCCACCGAAGGACGTTCGGCAGCCGAGGTCGTTCTTACCGTGCTGCATGCCGGCGGCAAGTTTGACAACGACTCCTACAAGGTCTCAGGCGGTCTGCACGGTGTTGGTGTCTCGGTTGTCAACGCGCTTTCCAAGTGGCTTGACCTTGAGATCAGGCGCGATGGCAAGATCTGGCGCCAGACCTATCACCGTGGTGAACCGCAATCGCCGCTGGAGGTAACCGGTACGACCCGTCGCCGCGGCACCAAGATCACCTTTATGCCGGATGAGGAGATTTTTGAAACCACGGAATACTCCTTTGATGTGCTCTCCCAGCGTTTGCGGGAACTGGCGTTCCTGAATGCCGGGGTGCGGATCAAGATCAATGATGAGCGGGCTGACGGAAAATCCCACGACTTTTTCTACGAAGGCGGGATCAACTCCTTTGTGGAATACCTGAACCGGGCCAAGACGCCGCTGCACCAGAAACCGATCTACTTCAAAGGGGAAAAAGGCGGTGTGGAGATGGAAGTCTCCATGCAGTACAACGATACCTATGATGAAAAGATCTTCAGCTTTGCCAATAACATCAACACCCATGAAGGCGGCACCCACCTGGCAGGTTTCAAGGCGGCCCTGACCCGCACCATGAACACCTATGCAGCCGGTAACAACCTGACCAAAAACGCCAAGGTGGCCATCTCAGGCGATGACCTGCGGGAAGGGATGACCTGTGTCATCTCGGTCAAGATCCCCCAGCCGCAGTTTGAAGGTCAGACCAAGACCAAGCTGGGTAACTCGGAAGTTAAAGGCTATGTTGAATCGCTCCTCAATGAAAAACTGGCGGTCTATCTGGAGGAAAATCCCCAGGTGGCCAAGCGGATTCTGGAAAAATCCATTGAAGCAGCCCG
Above is a window of Trichlorobacter lovleyi SZ DNA encoding:
- the recF gene encoding DNA replication/repair protein RecF (All proteins in this family for which functions are known are DNA-binding proteins that assist the filamentation of RecA onto DNA for the initiation of recombination or recombinational repair.); translated protein: MKQVWLEQYRNIQKACIQPARHLTVLYGRNGQGKTNFLESLYLLGNARPFRAAKVPDLISHGSRSAAVRGLVLAAGVESTIVLHVENSTRRVTIDDKAVHRAADLHGKLAVVVFSPDDTAMVKLGPETRRRYLDRSLYASDAAFLSDYHTYYRILKQRNALLKTNQQAGLDLWTEQLATAGIRLMQHRQHYTSRLNQLLQQKYQQIAGEQEKVSVVYQPDVICTAEENGTELLLNVFRNQHEQDLRYKSTGRGPHRDDLLFSIGDRPLKSFGSQGQQRSFVLALKMAELDHLQETFGEMPLLLLDDIASELDRERMTNLLSYVRQREVQVLITTTDVTPFLPVLQQDSKLFRVEEGRLTYEGNGTP